Proteins found in one Streptococcus anginosus subsp. whileyi MAS624 genomic segment:
- a CDS encoding proline--tRNA ligase: MKQSKMLIPTLREMPSDAQVISHALMLRAGYVRQISAGVYSYLPLANRVIEKVKKIMREEFEKIGAVEMLAPALLSADLWRESGRYDTYGEDLYKLKNREGSDFILGPTHEETFTAIVRDSVRSYKQLPLNLYQIQAKYRDEKRPRNGLLRTREFIMKDGYSFHANYDSLDVTYDEYKTAYENIFTRSEVDFKGIIGDGGAMGGKDSQEFMAITPDRTDLMRWVVLDKSVTSFDEIPTDVQEAIKEELTSWLVSGEDTVVYSSESGYAANLEMATNEYKPSNRVVAEEELIRVETPDCKSIDEVAAFLHVDESQTIKTLVYIADEKPIVALLVGNDQLNEVKLKNYLGADFFEPASEDEVRELFGANFGSLGPVHLPEDVQIIADRKVEDVHNAVAGANEDGYHLTGVNPGRDFTAKYVDIREVREGEVSPDGQGVLKFARGIEIGHIFKLGTRYSESMNATVLDENGRAVPVVMGCYGIGVSRLLSAVMEQHARLFVNKTPKGDYRYAWGINFPKELAPFDVHLIPVNVKDEEALALTEQLEVELVKAGYEVLTDDRNERAGVKFSDSDLIGLPIRVTIGKKAADRIVEVKIKATGDTIEVHVDNLLETLAILTKKNE, from the coding sequence ATCGCGTGATTGAAAAAGTAAAAAAAATCATGCGAGAAGAATTTGAAAAAATCGGTGCGGTCGAAATGTTAGCTCCAGCCCTCCTTAGTGCCGACCTTTGGCGTGAATCAGGTCGTTATGATACCTACGGTGAAGATCTCTATAAGTTAAAAAATCGCGAAGGTTCAGATTTTATCTTGGGGCCCACTCATGAAGAAACATTCACCGCAATTGTACGGGATTCTGTAAGATCTTATAAGCAATTACCGCTCAATCTTTATCAGATTCAAGCAAAATATCGTGATGAAAAGCGTCCTCGCAATGGCTTATTGCGGACACGTGAATTTATCATGAAAGACGGTTATAGCTTCCATGCCAATTACGATAGTCTAGATGTGACTTACGATGAGTATAAGACTGCCTACGAGAATATTTTCACCCGAAGTGAGGTTGATTTCAAAGGGATTATCGGTGACGGTGGTGCCATGGGTGGGAAGGATAGCCAGGAATTTATGGCCATTACACCTGACCGTACCGACCTTATGCGCTGGGTTGTTCTAGACAAGTCAGTCACTAGTTTTGATGAAATTCCGACAGACGTACAAGAAGCGATAAAAGAAGAATTGACGAGCTGGTTGGTGTCTGGTGAAGATACAGTTGTTTATTCGAGCGAGTCAGGATATGCTGCAAACCTTGAAATGGCAACAAATGAATACAAACCAAGCAATCGTGTCGTAGCAGAAGAGGAATTGATTCGTGTAGAAACCCCAGATTGCAAGTCAATTGATGAAGTCGCTGCTTTTCTTCATGTTGATGAAAGTCAAACAATCAAAACCTTGGTTTACATTGCTGACGAAAAGCCTATCGTGGCTCTGCTTGTCGGAAATGATCAACTGAATGAAGTGAAGTTGAAAAATTATTTGGGTGCTGATTTCTTTGAACCGGCAAGTGAAGACGAGGTTCGTGAGTTGTTTGGAGCAAACTTTGGATCTCTTGGGCCCGTTCATCTTCCAGAAGATGTTCAAATCATCGCAGACCGCAAGGTGGAGGACGTTCACAATGCAGTTGCTGGTGCGAATGAAGACGGTTATCATTTGACAGGTGTCAATCCAGGTCGAGACTTCACAGCAAAATATGTAGATATTCGCGAGGTGCGTGAAGGAGAAGTTTCACCAGACGGACAAGGCGTTTTGAAATTTGCACGCGGCATTGAAATTGGACATATCTTTAAATTAGGAACTCGTTATTCAGAAAGCATGAATGCGACTGTTTTAGATGAAAATGGTCGTGCAGTTCCTGTCGTAATGGGCTGTTACGGTATTGGTGTTAGTCGCCTCTTATCAGCTGTTATGGAACAACACGCTCGTCTCTTTGTCAATAAGACACCAAAAGGAGATTATCGCTATGCCTGGGGAATCAATTTTCCAAAAGAATTGGCACCGTTTGATGTGCATCTAATCCCTGTAAATGTCAAAGACGAGGAAGCTCTTGCCTTGACAGAACAGCTAGAAGTAGAACTGGTCAAAGCTGGCTACGAAGTTTTGACAGATGACCGCAATGAACGCGCAGGTGTGAAATTCAGCGACAGTGACTTGATTGGCCTACCAATCCGTGTGACGATCGGGAAAAAAGCTGCTGACCGCATCGTTGAAGTCAAAATTAAAGCGACAGGTGATACCATTGAAGTGCATGTTGACAATCTTCTTGAAACACTTGCAATCTTAACGAAGAAAAATGAATAA
- a CDS encoding bifunctional folylpolyglutamate synthase/dihydrofolate synthase gives MIQKEEQLEWLHQHQTKEPHLGLERVRRLLALRGNPHLQISVIHIAGTNGKGSTIAHLRQLLQAKRLCIGTFTSPYLLNYNEQIAINGLLISDEDFCSLLQSYQRLLKEQADDTILQEITEFEIITALAYDYFCQQEVDVVIMEVGLGGLLDSTNVCQPDLTAITTIGLDHMAILGTTLADIAVQKAGIIKERVPVVTGKISSEALAVIHTIAQQRQASHVCYGKDYQVESVQGLEEGEDFLFSNAFRQKEDYQTVLLGIHQVENAGLAIELCDQYCSVKGLPLLSENEVRRALKRTYWPARLEKITNAPLILLDGAHNPHAMKALIASLESYFPDYQKHILFSCIQTKALDEMVALLKTVSKSQLFLTTFEDSRSFSTEEMQGLAKREKLAYVEWLPYLEQYKKVKHGEKELLLITGSLYFLANVRKYLISD, from the coding sequence ATGATACAAAAGGAAGAACAGTTAGAATGGTTGCACCAACACCAAACAAAAGAGCCGCATTTAGGCTTAGAACGAGTGAGACGACTATTAGCATTGCGAGGTAATCCGCATTTACAAATCTCGGTCATTCACATTGCAGGTACCAATGGAAAAGGATCAACGATTGCGCATTTACGTCAGCTATTGCAAGCAAAGAGGTTGTGTATTGGAACGTTTACATCGCCTTATCTTCTTAACTATAATGAGCAAATTGCAATCAATGGTTTGCTTATTTCAGACGAAGACTTTTGTTCTTTGTTGCAATCTTATCAAAGGTTATTAAAAGAGCAGGCAGATGATACGATATTGCAGGAAATAACAGAGTTTGAGATTATCACAGCATTGGCTTATGATTATTTCTGCCAGCAAGAGGTAGATGTGGTCATAATGGAAGTAGGTCTGGGTGGTTTATTGGACAGTACTAATGTGTGTCAACCGGATTTGACAGCTATTACGACAATCGGGCTTGATCACATGGCTATTTTAGGTACCACACTGGCAGACATTGCAGTGCAGAAGGCAGGTATTATCAAAGAGAGGGTGCCAGTGGTGACAGGCAAGATTTCTTCAGAAGCACTGGCAGTTATTCACACTATTGCTCAGCAACGTCAGGCTTCTCATGTCTGCTATGGGAAAGATTATCAAGTGGAGTCTGTGCAAGGCTTAGAAGAGGGAGAAGACTTCCTCTTTTCCAATGCCTTTCGGCAGAAAGAAGACTATCAAACTGTTCTTTTGGGCATTCATCAGGTTGAAAATGCGGGACTGGCGATTGAACTGTGTGATCAATATTGCAGCGTGAAAGGTTTACCATTGTTGAGTGAAAATGAGGTGCGACGGGCATTGAAACGAACGTATTGGCCTGCTCGCTTGGAGAAAATTACAAATGCACCGTTGATTTTGCTAGATGGTGCGCACAATCCTCATGCAATGAAAGCTCTGATAGCTTCCCTAGAAAGCTATTTCCCAGATTATCAAAAGCACATTTTATTTTCTTGTATTCAGACCAAGGCCTTGGATGAAATGGTTGCTTTGTTAAAAACTGTTTCCAAATCTCAGTTATTTCTCACTACATTTGAGGATTCACGGAGTTTTTCAACAGAAGAAATGCAAGGTTTGGCAAAGCGAGAAAAGTTAGCATATGTAGAGTGGTTGCCTTATTTGGAGCAATACAAAAAAGTCAAGCATGGAGAGAAAGAGCTGCTGCTCATCACAGGCTCTCTCTATTTCCTTGCAAATGTGAGAAAATATCTAATAAGCGATTAG
- a CDS encoding folate family ECF transporter S component, giving the protein MRKNSPKLSVQLLVVLAMIVALCFVLEKFSIFVIPRLLKLSPAFIGYTLMGSVAGPILSGLVSAVYDMLSFFFLSQGQPFIIWFTLIEGLQGVLYGYFFYGKELRFERKKDWLWVTLATIAVMGVGTFTLTPLALHLQYGVPFVALYATRAWSVFEIPLRVVVTMLVVPQLQRIPELRKLMGLNNK; this is encoded by the coding sequence ATGAGAAAAAACTCGCCTAAGTTGTCGGTGCAACTGTTAGTTGTCCTTGCTATGATTGTAGCTCTCTGCTTTGTCTTAGAGAAATTCTCAATCTTTGTCATCCCTCGTTTGTTGAAGCTGAGCCCGGCTTTCATTGGTTATACCCTTATGGGAAGTGTCGCTGGTCCGATTTTATCTGGTCTGGTTTCTGCCGTATATGATATGCTTTCCTTTTTCTTTTTGAGTCAGGGGCAACCATTCATTATCTGGTTTACATTAATTGAGGGCTTGCAGGGGGTTCTCTATGGTTATTTCTTTTATGGCAAAGAATTACGATTTGAACGGAAGAAAGACTGGCTGTGGGTGACACTAGCAACTATCGCTGTTATGGGAGTGGGAACCTTTACCTTAACGCCCTTAGCTCTCCATTTACAATATGGAGTACCCTTTGTTGCACTATACGCTACTCGGGCATGGTCTGTTTTTGAAATTCCTTTACGAGTAGTTGTGACGATGCTTGTTGTTCCACAGTTGCAACGAATCCCCGAATTACGTAAGTTAATGGGATTAAACAATAAGTGA